The sequence below is a genomic window from Lolium perenne isolate Kyuss_39 chromosome 4, Kyuss_2.0, whole genome shotgun sequence.
GAGCATCAAATAACCTATGGGTGCCAATGATGAGGTAGTACAAGAGAGCAAGATTAAAGTACCCCTCTGTCCTCGCATATAACGGCGTGCATTAGAGGAGATTGCCCTGTCTTGTCAACCGCATCAATATCTGCGCCTTCCTCGATCAGGCATTCACACATATCAGCATTTCCAGTACTTGCAGCTCTGTGTAACGGTGTGCAGCCAAACTGACAAAATAGTAATTCAATATTTAAAATTACATGTCTGCCAAGTCAATTAAAACTGCGGCGGCAATGAAGATGTATAAAGCAGGTACGTAGTGGACAAACATATTTCACAAGAAGTGCTGAACAAGACCATTTACACttaggtttcaaaaaaaaaagaccaTTTacacttaaatgataaattgtaTTCCTAGATATAGATGGAAGTCATATTCTTTGCCAAACAGGATCAAGAGGACAGATATGTTTTGGAGAAGTAAATGTCCACAAAAGATTATTCTGCTGTAAACCTTTCAGTTTTTGTTTGTATTTTTATTTATTGACCAACTAAATGTTAACATTTGATTCTCTTTATTGCAATTGAATCTTTCTGGCCAGCCACGAAAGCATAATTGTAAATGAAACTCAGGCTTGAGAGTTTGCCCATGGTATCCCTCCTATATCAttagaagtttgcataccttatcTTTTTTGTTGACATTTGCATGACGAGCTATTAGCGTTTCAGCAATGGCACGGCGTCCTTTGCTAGCAGTGTAATGAAGAGCAGTTCGGCCAGCATCAGTAGCCAAGTCAACATCGGCACCTGGTGTTATAAATTTAGTTAGGAAGAACTTAAGAGGACCAAAATTTAGACTACTGGAATGCCAATTCAAACAGATGCATTATGTTTTTCTTTAATTCCAAGCCTACACTAAAAATATTTGGCTGGCGGAAATTCTGGTTTAAAGTTTTCCCTATAAGTTGGCCAATGTTATGCATATCAAAATGTTGGCAACGATATAAACAAAGACCAAAAACAAACCAAACACGCCCTTAATCCCTTATAACAAAAAACAGGTCTGCTGCAGTCTGCAGGATAATTTTTAGGAAGTAGTAGGAGAACTAATTTCATTGCAAAAGAGTTAGGCCAATGTGTTACGCTGTTATACATTGCTGTAGACTGCAGAGCTAACTTTTCTGAAGAATAGGAATTCACTTAGAAACTTATTCAGAACGAAGATATGTTTACTTCGGCAGGAACTTTTCAGAAATGAATATATAAAATTTCCTCTAAATCAATCCTATCCTTGTCATGCATGGCAGAACTATTTTCTTGCAAGATTGATATAAACTAGAGTGTCATATGATATGATAGGGCAAGTACTGAATATGAACTGTCACCAGGACAACATCTTGTGATATTCAAGAGTCCTGACAAATTTTGCCTGGAAAAATAAACACCACAGAAATAACGAGCTCATACCACTACCCAAATTTACACCAACTTACTAAACGGATCCTGATATGTAACGAAACTAGCAGTTCCATTGTAACCACCTCCTGTCTAAATAACCTTTATCAGCTGCACAGGAAGTTGAGCCAAAAATCAGGGAACTATCATTCATCTAGCGACACCCAGTCTCAAATGTAACAACAAATCAGCCAAATATTAAGGACGCACATTTCCAGGGAACAATATCATGCTCTTCAACCTCACAAAAAGCATGCCATCTGCATTTGTAACCCTGCTAATTACCGCACTTGGCAGAAATAGCCCGTGCAAGCAAGTGTCATCGGAAGATATCAACTCATCCTACACCAATTTCACCAAAATACTGTAGAAGCCTGCAGCACAAACAGCAAGGTTTCATACCGTGGTCGAGCAGGATTTCGACGATCTTGGCGTTGCCGCTGCTGGCGACCGAGTGAATGGGCGCCCAGCCCTCCTCGTCCTTCCCGTTGACGGCGCCCGCCGCGGCCTCGTCCCCCGCCGCCAGAAGCGCGGTGACCACCTAAACGAGAAAATTCCCCCCAAAGGCGTCAGAACCCTAAACCCGGAGGCCGAGCAGATTCGAGGCGGATTTAGCGGAGACGGGTGGCTGCCTTGGGGTGGCCGGAGGCGGCCGCGACGTGGAGGAGGGAGCGGCCGTCCTCGTTGCGGAGGGAGAGGGCCGCGGCGAGGTCGGCGGGggcgagggcggagaaggcgtcgGCGTCGCCCGACTCCGCGGCGAGGAAGAGCTCCTTCTCCGATGGCTTCTCTGCGCCGGCGTCGACCTCCATTGCCGCGGCCATCTGGTGCGTGCTGCTCCGGAAGTGCAGAGAGGGAGTAGAAGCGCTTGCGATTTCTGAGTTGGGTCGTCTCTCTCGGAGGTTCTAAGCCGCTTCACTGTGTTCTTACGCCTTTCACAAGAAAGAAAAACTGAGACTGGGTCAGGTGGGCTTGGAGCCTACGAGAAGGCGGCCTGGCCTCGGTTGGACGAATGGACGGTCACGAGCTATCGGGCTCCTAAAACTGGATGGCCTGGGCTACGAATGTAACTTTCTTTTATAGCTTAAAGTGGATATTCAGATTTGAACTGGCATGTCCGTATATATTTTGCTTGAACCATTTTTCAAAAAGTTCACCGATCTATTCATAATCTTTAGTAGTAAaaaaaacctaaaattaataaaaatTACAAAGATCTTTAGACCATCTAGCAACGAATACAAGCACTCGAGAGAGCTGAAGGTGCGGCGTCGTCGTTGCCCCTGCCTCACTAGAGTTGGGAAAAACTTGTCGTTGTATAGCTTGTTATAGTACCTAGACGGGAGAGTGGCGCTACATGGTGGAGGAGGTCCATTACCCCGTGTCGGTCAATGTGTCGACCAACGCAAGGTGGTCGGGCGACATCATCGACGTGGAACCGTGCCTCTCCCGTGCGCGACCAGTGCAAGAAGAAGACCTTCTAGTTCTTTTCCCTTTTTTAAAGATTCTCTTATTAATTGGGCTGCAAGTTGGATATTTTATATTTTAATATGTACTACATTATCAATAGTGCTAGTTGTCAATTCGCGTTCAATTCTCTTATCAAAAAGTATCATCTGAACCGGTAGAAAAACTTAAAGTAATACCATTTGATAAATGTTGCCACTGAAGTGGTAGTTTATGCTAATTATTCAAAATCACGATCAGGTTGTTGGATCGGGCACCTAAGGTAAATGTTGTGACAAATCTTCACAAACAACATTTACTGCGAAAATTTTACAAAAATGCAAAAAAGTTTCACAACATTTCGAAATAGTAATGCAATGAATTCGTGGTAGTGGAATATTTTTTCACAACATCTTTTATGAAGTCGGTGTAACCATGCACAATAGCTTCACAACATTTTAAACGGAAGTAATGCAACAAAAAAGTGGTTatgcaaaaaataaaaaataaagatGCTACAAAAAACATGCGCATATATGATTCGCAACATTTTAAAATTGTAATTCAACAAAAAAGATAACATGTGTTTTAATATTTAGTCTGCTAGAACACCTGTCGAAAGATGGGAAAATAAGATGTGTCATCTACGACAGTTCTCGGGATGGTGGACAAAAAAATCTTAGTGGCCCATATAGGAAGGAGAAACAGAGGTTGATCCTTCTAATAGAAAAGTTAGATTTCAAAGCGGAAACATTCCCTCTTAATGCAGACGAGGGGGCAGCAAAAAAGGAGGCGGATAGAGACCTTTTGAAACTTCAACGTAAGAATGAATCTAAGTGGGCTCAACGCGCAAAAGTGAAGCATAACCAAGAGGACGGGAATAATACAAAATATGTCCACCTAATTACGAATGGAAAACATAAAAAGAAAAGGATCTTTCATGTTGACCAAGATGAGGGGGAAATTGTAGGTCAAGAGAATCTAAAAGTCTATATTACATAGTACTACAAAAAAAAATTTGGGGCTCCGGAGTTGTGTGAGTTTATCTTGAGAGAGGACGTCACTCACGGTATTCCACAACTCTCTGAATAAGAGAAGGATATCCTCACATTGCCTTTTGCAAAAGAGGAGGTGTGGGAGGCTATTTCTCAAATGGAGCATAATAAAGCACCCAGGTTTCCGCGAAGTTTTACCAAAAAAAATTGGGAGGTCATTAAATCTTACTTAATGGCCTTATTTTCTCAAATTCATGATGGTGATTTACCCAttttcaaattaaattttggAGTTATCACTCATCTTCCAAAAAAAGAAAGACACTAGCAGGATTGAGTAATTTAGGCCCATTTGCTTTCTCAAGTTATTTTTAAATTTTCCACGAAGGTCGAAACTAATAGAGCTACGGTGGTTGCTCATAAAGTTATTAGACCTACGCAATCTTCTTTCATTATAGGGAGGAACATAATCGTGTGGGTAAGTGGTACTTCATGAGACTATCCATGAAATTCATAGGAAGAAAATGGATGGAGTTCTTTTTAAGATTGACTTCGAAAAAGGAGCATGATAAGGTCAAATGGTCCTTTCTATGGGAGGCTTTGCGAATGGAAGGATTCCCGCCAAAGTGGTGTGAATGGCTTGCACACTTTGTTCATGGAGGGAGTGTTGGCATTGGATTTAATTATGATATTGGACACAATTTTAAGACATTGAAAGGACTTCTACAGGGGGGCCATTTATCTCCTATTATGTTTAATATATTTGTTATATGATGGTCATTCTCATAGCTTGGGCgaaagtgttggagatatgcccaagaggcaataataaaagtggttattatatatatctttatgtttatgatgaatgtttatataccatgctataattgtattaaccgaaacattgatacatgtgtgatatgtaaacagcaaagagtccctagtatgcctcttaactagcttgttgattaatgggtgattagtttcataatcatgaacattggatgttattaataacaaggttatatcattatatgaatgatgtaatggacacacccaattaagcgtagcataagatcacgtcattaagttatttgctataagctttcgatacatagttacataGTCCttctgac
It includes:
- the LOC127292762 gene encoding uncharacterized protein, coding for MAAAMEVDAGAEKPSEKELFLAAESGDADAFSALAPADLAAALSLRNEDGRSLLHVAAASGHPKVVTALLAAGDEAAAGAVNGKDEEGWAPIHSVASSGNAKIVEILLDHGADVDLATDAGRTALHYTASKGRRAIAETLIARHANVNKKDKFGCTPLHRAASTGNADMCECLIEEGADIDAVDKTGQSPLMHAVICEDRGVALLLIRHGADVDIEDKEGYTALGRATDSFRPALIDAAKAMLED